The following coding sequences lie in one Phycicoccus duodecadis genomic window:
- a CDS encoding M56 family metallopeptidase: protein MVPLALAGVAVALVWLAPGLLARQRRLRPAPRAALVAWQAVSLGGVLAALSVAPAVLPLLLGGDDLRSHPWLVALALLVTVVVLGRLLLSGHRVGTRIRQARTEHRELVDILGEHDRDGLVVLQHPTPTAYCIPGRGSRVVLTRGVLDALPDDQLAAVVAHERAHLRARHDLLLEFFTVLHESVPPGLRSRTAMAEVRLLVEALADRAAVRRSGAVATARALVAVAEGRAPEVAMAASTSAPVRLHLLALGSQPLTASLAYALAVVAVALPLALLGLAWA from the coding sequence GTGGTCCCGCTCGCCCTCGCCGGGGTGGCCGTCGCGCTGGTCTGGCTGGCGCCCGGCCTCCTCGCCCGCCAGCGCCGTCTCCGGCCGGCACCGCGGGCCGCCCTGGTGGCCTGGCAGGCGGTCTCCCTCGGCGGCGTCCTGGCGGCGCTCTCGGTGGCCCCGGCGGTGCTGCCGCTGCTCCTCGGGGGCGACGACCTGCGCTCGCACCCCTGGCTGGTGGCCCTCGCCCTGCTCGTCACCGTGGTGGTGCTGGGTCGCCTCCTGCTGTCGGGGCACCGGGTGGGGACCCGCATCCGCCAGGCCCGCACCGAGCACCGCGAGCTCGTCGACATCCTCGGGGAGCACGACCGGGACGGGCTGGTCGTGCTGCAGCACCCCACGCCGACGGCCTACTGCATCCCGGGGCGCGGCTCGCGGGTGGTGCTGACCCGCGGCGTGCTCGACGCCCTTCCCGACGACCAGCTGGCCGCGGTGGTGGCCCACGAGCGCGCCCACCTGCGGGCCCGGCACGACCTGCTGCTCGAGTTCTTCACGGTGCTGCACGAGTCGGTACCCCCGGGGCTCCGCTCGCGCACCGCGATGGCCGAGGTCCGGCTGCTGGTCGAGGCCCTCGCCGACCGTGCGGCCGTGCGCCGCAGCGGGGCGGTGGCGACGGCGCGGGCCCTGGTGGCGGTGGCCGAGGGACGGGCCCCGGAGGTGGCGATGGCGGCGAGCACCTCGGCGCCGGTGCGCCTGCACCTGCTCGCCCTGGGCTCGCAGCCCCTCACGGCGAGCCTGGCCTACGCCCTGGCCGTCGTGGCGGTGGCGCTGCCGCTCGCGCTCCTCGGGCTCGCCTGGGCCTGA
- a CDS encoding AIM24 family protein: MTIHGSLFTDFKEKYSQDPFSLQNKKLLRIDMRYGPVQAKTGSMVAYQGDVRFANKGSGGLGKMFKAAVTGEGVKMMECSGSGELFVADEAAEVQVMYLENDMVSVNGNNVLAFSSSIQWDIHRIQARGAAMTGGLYNVSLRGTGYVAVTTKGDPIALDVASSPTFADAQAVVLWTSGVSMDVRVDTGGLGSMIRGGTGELLQMAFGGQGYVLVQPCENVVDGGHQGGGNQQGPGGMLGQLLS, from the coding sequence ATGACCATCCACGGCTCGCTGTTCACCGACTTCAAGGAGAAGTACAGCCAGGACCCGTTCTCGCTGCAGAACAAGAAGCTGCTGCGCATCGACATGCGCTACGGCCCGGTGCAGGCCAAGACCGGCTCGATGGTGGCCTACCAGGGCGACGTCCGGTTCGCGAACAAGGGCTCGGGCGGCCTGGGCAAGATGTTCAAGGCCGCCGTCACGGGCGAGGGCGTGAAGATGATGGAGTGCTCCGGCTCCGGCGAGCTGTTCGTCGCCGACGAGGCCGCCGAGGTGCAGGTCATGTACCTCGAGAACGACATGGTGTCGGTCAACGGCAACAACGTGCTGGCCTTCTCGAGCTCGATCCAGTGGGACATCCACCGCATCCAGGCCCGGGGCGCCGCGATGACCGGTGGCCTCTACAACGTCTCGCTGCGTGGCACCGGCTACGTCGCCGTCACCACCAAGGGCGACCCCATCGCCCTCGACGTCGCCTCGTCGCCGACCTTCGCCGACGCCCAGGCCGTGGTGCTGTGGACCTCCGGGGTCTCGATGGACGTGCGCGTCGACACCGGCGGCCTCGGCTCGATGATCCGCGGTGGCACCGGCGAGCTGCTGCAGATGGCCTTCGGCGGCCAGGGCTACGTGCTGGTGCAGCCGTGCGAGAACGTCGTCGACGGGGGCCACCAGGGCGGCGGCAACCAGCAGGGCCCCGGCGGGATGCTGGGCCAGCTCCTCTCCTGA
- a CDS encoding BlaI/MecI/CopY family transcriptional regulator — MPHSANAPRLGDLERVVMDRLWESTVAGGDGFAGVTVREVHETLEKDREIAYTTVMTVLDRLAKKDLVTRERDGRAWRYLPADTREALTARTMRRTLDDMDVTDRRSALLHFLDGASTDELADLKAALAEVEARGDGPATRGARSRR; from the coding sequence ATGCCGCACTCGGCCAACGCCCCCCGCCTCGGCGACCTCGAGCGGGTCGTCATGGACCGCCTCTGGGAGAGCACCGTGGCCGGCGGCGACGGGTTCGCCGGCGTCACCGTCCGCGAGGTCCACGAGACCCTCGAGAAGGACCGCGAGATCGCCTACACGACGGTGATGACGGTGCTCGACCGCCTGGCCAAGAAGGACCTGGTCACCCGCGAGCGCGACGGGCGCGCGTGGCGCTACCTGCCCGCCGACACCCGTGAGGCCCTCACCGCGCGCACCATGCGCCGCACCCTCGACGACATGGACGTCACCGACCGCCGCTCGGCGCTGCTGCACTTCCTCGACGGCGCCAGCACCGACGAGCTCGCCGACCTCAAGGCCGCCCTGGCCGAGGTCGAGGCCCGCGGTGACGGGCCCGCCACCCGCGGCGCGCGCTCCCGGCGCTGA
- a CDS encoding NADPH-dependent FMN reductase: protein MNVLVLVGSLRAGSTNRQLADAAVAHLPQGVESTVFERLADLPHYSEELDHDDALPQVARDLREAVADADALLLVTPEYNGSMPSALKNAVDWVSRPRGAAAIAGKPAAVLGASGSPRAAQWAREEGVKVLTVAGAAVLEDTVGVGASFQAFEEGRLSDADLDAALRTLVRRLAGTVEDARSAA, encoded by the coding sequence GTGAACGTCCTCGTCCTCGTCGGCAGCCTGCGCGCCGGCTCCACGAACCGCCAGCTCGCCGACGCCGCCGTCGCACACCTCCCCCAGGGCGTGGAGTCGACCGTGTTCGAGCGGCTCGCCGACCTCCCGCACTACTCCGAGGAGCTCGACCACGACGACGCGCTGCCCCAGGTCGCCCGCGACCTGCGCGAGGCGGTCGCCGACGCCGACGCCCTGCTGCTGGTCACCCCCGAGTACAACGGCTCGATGCCGAGCGCCCTCAAGAACGCCGTCGACTGGGTCTCGCGCCCGCGCGGCGCGGCCGCCATCGCCGGCAAGCCCGCCGCCGTCCTCGGTGCCAGCGGTTCGCCGCGCGCCGCCCAGTGGGCCCGCGAGGAGGGCGTGAAGGTCCTCACCGTGGCGGGCGCCGCGGTGCTCGAGGACACCGTGGGCGTCGGGGCCTCGTTCCAGGCCTTCGAGGAGGGCCGGCTCTCGGACGCCGACCTCGACGCCGCCCTGCGCACCCTCGTGCGGCGGCTCGCCGGCACGGTCGAGGACGCCCGCTCGGCCGCCTGA
- the bioB gene encoding biotin synthase BioB, with product MTAQVTGTDILDVAREQVLERGVALTHEQIVAVLETGDDRLQDLLALAHEVRLKYQGPSVEVEGIVSLKTGGCPEDCHFCSQSGQFTSPVRSVWLNIPELVRAAKQTAATGASEFCIVAAVRGPDEKLMQQMREGVAAIRAAVDIQVAASLGMLTQEQVDELVDMGVHRYNHNLEAGRSYFPNVVTTHSFDERLETCRMVKDSGMELCCGGLVGMGETVEQRAELAAQLGELEPHEVPLNFLNPRPGTPFGDLEPMPANDALRTIAAFRLALPRTILRYAGGRELTLGDLGTRDGLLGGINAVIVGNYLTTLGRDPREDLALLDELEMPIKALNETF from the coding sequence ATGACGGCTCAGGTGACCGGAACCGACATCCTCGACGTCGCGCGCGAGCAGGTGCTCGAGCGCGGGGTCGCGCTCACCCACGAGCAGATCGTGGCGGTGCTCGAGACCGGCGACGACCGCCTCCAGGACCTGTTGGCGCTGGCCCACGAGGTGCGCCTGAAGTACCAGGGCCCGAGCGTCGAGGTCGAGGGCATCGTGTCGCTCAAGACCGGCGGCTGCCCCGAGGACTGCCACTTCTGTTCGCAGAGCGGGCAGTTCACCTCACCGGTGCGCTCCGTCTGGCTCAACATCCCCGAGCTCGTGCGCGCCGCGAAGCAGACCGCCGCCACCGGGGCCAGCGAGTTCTGCATCGTCGCCGCCGTGCGCGGGCCCGACGAGAAGCTGATGCAGCAGATGCGCGAGGGCGTCGCCGCCATCCGCGCCGCCGTCGACATCCAGGTCGCCGCGTCGCTGGGGATGCTGACCCAGGAGCAGGTCGACGAGCTCGTCGACATGGGCGTGCACCGCTACAACCACAACCTCGAGGCCGGCCGCTCGTACTTCCCGAACGTCGTCACCACGCACTCGTTCGACGAGCGCCTCGAGACCTGCCGCATGGTCAAGGACTCCGGGATGGAGCTGTGCTGCGGCGGCCTCGTCGGGATGGGCGAGACGGTCGAGCAGCGCGCCGAGCTGGCCGCGCAGCTGGGCGAGCTCGAGCCGCACGAGGTGCCGCTGAACTTCCTCAACCCCCGGCCGGGGACGCCGTTCGGCGACCTCGAGCCGATGCCCGCCAACGACGCGCTGCGCACCATCGCGGCCTTCCGGCTGGCGCTGCCCCGCACCATCCTGCGCTACGCCGGCGGTCGCGAGCTGACCCTCGGCGACCTCGGGACGCGGGACGGGCTGCTCGGCGGCATCAACGCCGTCATCGTGGGCAACTACCTGACGACGCTGGGGCGCGACCCTCGTGAGGACCTGGCGCTGCTCGACGAGCTCGAGATGCCGATCAAGGCCCTCAACGAGACGTTCTGA